CAATGTGCAAGAACATTTGGCCCATAGAATAGATACTCTGTCTACTATGATTCtattcactttttatatatacttatcaTTCTGGTTGTTGTAGTAAGTTTCTATCCCATAACAACCCCCCTATGCTCTTGATCAGGTCAACTGACAAAAAAGAATCACCTTCAATGTTGTGAATACTGTCCTCAACTTGTTTatatagaatagatttttttgaaTCCATACATTCATTTCTTTTAATGCTAAAAGTTAGGTGAACttatttttggaatgtgatgAGTTAGGTGATTCTGACTTGTCATTGCTGTGAGATTGGTCTTTAACTCTGTCAATAAACCCAACGATATTTGTAGAACTTTCTTTCAATGAATGTTGATAAGGAATATAGTTAAGGAGTCATCTGagaacaattgttttttatatttataatttgtttatatctctttaatttttttctattgatgtagAACATGAACGTTCTGGAGATCTGTGCATGAACCCACAtgaccttaaaaataatttgttaaaaatcaattgacttatttttttttttacatcatttggtCTAATTTAAAGCctcatatacaaataaatgtcttaaaattatgtatttttagtcAGTGAGAATTAAAAAATGATCTACCACCATCAGCATACACCAGAGGTGACATATCTGGAGGAAATCAATTCTGTACCTGAGCAGTGAATCCTATCCAGTCAAGTCATTTTGATGTTACATAAATACCTTAATAAATCGCTCATCTTGGATTTCTCACAGAGGGTGTCCCTGGATGTCTCCACACAGCAGGAATATGATCTATTTTTGTAAGTCTCACTATGATTCATGTAAATGGCAAATGCATCCTCAATGCTCTGAATTGAAATTGAAACTTGTGTTGTCgaaatgttttaactttattCTCGTTCTCCTCAATGGTGTGCCCATACCCCAAAAGGTGGGAGACTTCATGGATAAGGGTGTTTGGGCGAGAGAATTCAGACAGACTAAAAAACTGTTGACACAGATAGATGGTTCCAAGATCTGTAGTCAGATACACATAAGCATTAAAATTCCCCATTTCTGAATTTACATTCTTCTTAAAAGTCGCTTTCTGAAGTTTAATGATCAGATCTTTAACCAGATCTGTGCTGATTAATGGACAGGAAGATAAATATTTTGGGTAACTAAAATCTTCTGGATCCTCCACCAACATGCTGTCTTTCTTCTTCAGAGCATCATTGTGGATATTTAGAGCTCGTTGTTTTGCTTCATTGGCCAATTTACTCTCCTCTACATTTAGTAATGATCGGTTAGAGAATGTGAGTATCTTCTGCTGAATGTCCTGCATTGTTCTAGACTGTTCTCTTCACGCTCACCTACCGGTATGTCTCATCTCCAGAACAGCTTTTTATATGCAGTGTATAATATCACCATTTTATCATTATAGAAACTCCCTAAGACATGTTATTGACCTTTTCTGTGGTTAATATTTATTAGAATCAACTGGGCTTTCACTTTTATGTATAGTGTTTTCCAAGAAAAGGAGTTTGCACTGACActcaacattttatttgaatactttatttcctaaatatttgttgatcttaattatttattttaggtaaactCCCAACACACAGAACATAGGTCCCgctctttcttttaaaaacacaGCACGCCAGAATATATAATGACTTTTATTGCAAGTACtttcatttcaatttaaaatatataaatctgtcttttttataaatttactttGTTCCCACATGCCCTACTGACCTTCCAAAttgattttggtaaaatattttgtttagggGCTTTCATGAGTTTTGCAAATATgctgtttgcaatattttgtcaATTTTGTAAACATTAGGGCAAGACAGATCAACTAATAAATAGGATAGCTGTACAGATGCAGGTTTTCACAGTCCAGCATTGTATATGGGTTATTATTGCTTCAATTGGTACACATGTGaaaggtaagtaaaaatgttttttaacagtgtagttttgttttttttttaatcaaaattagtgcaggaaaataaattttaggaGCCAGCAAAGGGGTTCATTTGCATCAAAATATAGGTAATTGGTGTCTCAATACTCCATACAAGAATAGGTTTTTGTTCCTAATCATTTGGtaatattcctttaaatgtgtcactttcaataattttacaaatatgacGGTGTTAAATTTGTTATATTACAAACAAAGTCAGTATGAGATCCCCAGCTCTATTTACATCAGTGAGCAGCTGGTGAACTGAAGAGGGTTCATGCTAACAGAGGTCTGGGGGGCCCCTGATGTGAATTCTTTTgtaaaaagaggggggggggctAATGTAGAGGTGGACTTAAAAGTATAGGGGCAACTGATGTAGACGTGAAACTGATATGAATGGATGAGGAGGTCTCTGATGTAAATGGGGGGTCTCATTGTTGGGTGATGTTGGGGACACTGGGAAGAAGAGAGGAGTGATGTGAAAATGAAAACTCTGATGTAAAGTTGAGTCTGATATAAAGGGGTCCAGATTACAGGGGGGCTTTTATTGTAAATGGTAGAAATCCTGATTTGAAGAGGGGTCCTTGATGTGAAGGAGCTGGTCCTAAATTTAGGACTTTAGGACTATCAGTGATGATGTTGCATATAGAAGGCTAAGGTCCACATTCCACATTGGGGTTTATAGGTCTGCAGACACATCACTGGCAGCTTCTGTAATAAACAGTACTgacttttatgtaattttgttaattttgtgttatttaaatatattttattttaacagtacAATGCCAAGAAAAAAGTAGCCACAAAGAGTATATATtggacaagttaaaaaaatatatggtgaGTTGTTTTATGGATTATAGTTCACACAAAGATCAATACATTAGTTTTGCTAAATGTGAGAAGCTGGGGGAGGGACATTGCTTGGGTCTCCTGCTTGTCCCTCAGCCTGGGCTCTGTAAAATGTATGGGGATTATTATAGGGATAGGGTGGTAATAGTGTAAGGTTGTTTGGTATGATCAACCACAaactaaaagcaaagaaaaaaacctaataaaacaaaaaagcaggaaaaatgtgtgaaattgaaTTGTGAGGGTTCCATATCTAGAGATCAGCCAAATAGGGTTGGTTCTATGACCACAAGATATTTGAAGTTGAGGTGTTTCCTATATCCCAGATctttcattcttaaaaaaaaaaagaaaaaagaagaagccaTAAATTTGACTTCTATGGTACCAGGAGGAGAAGGAGCACATCTGAGACAATTATTCATTGTAAAGATTCTGATTGGCTTTCCAAAACCCCAGACCCTCCCCTGTCTAACACAGGTGCATTGATTAATATACAGCACACCTTCCCATTTCTTTGGGTATTTGCTTGCTGCTAAGGCTATAACTAATGGTATGTTGAGGGTATTATGTGTTGGGTTTCAGGGTTTTGCCTTATATGGGTATATTTATAACAATGATTAGGTCATTGCAGAAAGTAGATCAAGGTGAATAGCCACCATTTTCCCTTGATGGTAGGTTGCCTTGATAGCCATTTGCCTACAAACTGTCTTTTAAGATTGCAGTATCTTTGCTCAAAATTTTGACGTTTGGCGCCTTTTATCCAGTTCCATATGCTTTTTGGTAAATAAGCTCTTGAATGGTTTTGttagtttggattttttttatctatggctCTAAGACTCATGTCACATTTGCAAAATTTAGGCcatgttacacaaaaaaaaaacccttacagacactgggcctgatttgttaaaggctggagaggatacactttcagctgtgaagctgggtgatccagcaaccctgggaTGGAactggcaaatgacttttaagaaatccgttccaggtttggtggatcactcagctttactgctGCAAGtatattccctccagccttggagagttttaataaatcaggcccattataaggtattattttaagttttgtgATGCACCAAGGTGTTTGTTACGTGTGTCAATTTGTTCTGAATGGCATTCAATGTATTTGCATTCTAGCAAGTTTAAATATATGGCAATATAAAGTAGTGTGTGTCATTGAGAAAAAAAGGTCACAATTTGTATGTCTGATGTGTTGgcagcccatttttttttaaatttagattggCACATAAATTTGCACAGTCATAAGCATACCTAAACACATGTTCCTGCAGACATGcctactttaaatgtttaaacaaggGTAGTAAATCCATTCCCAAGTATGGGTATACACTGCAAATTGGGGAGATTATCTTGGCCAATCATGGGTTGGGTTAATCTTGGTGACCAGGAAGCCATGGGTAAATTACAAAATTGCTagcaataaatgcaataataacaTAATTGAATTTTAGGTAGAGACCTAATTGGGTCCATCAGCATCTGAGTTGTGTGATTCTTTGGATGCATATTCTATTGAAATCAAAGGAAATTGTGCAATGCTATTTATTTATGGTACTCTAATGTAGAAAACCACAATGTACTGCAGCTACTCCAAGCATATACCAAGTGTTGCAGTTTGTTTGTTGGTtcacccatgttttttttttctttttccttcattGTTGTGCACTGGCAGCCCATTTATAATGAATGGCTAGTATTGACCCATCGCACCATAATGGTTGTATGTAAATAAGCCTAAATGAATTTGGAtgaatattcttatttttttcaaaaaagtgtgAATCCACCTTTAAATTAGGGTGAAGAAAATAAGGTGAGGTTTACAAAGCAGTGATTGTGACATTCCATCAAATATTTACTACATTTTGCTGGGGTTAATGTTTCCAGTGGGGATTTATTTTACCTACagggaatgtcacatttacttttGTGCCTTTTTAGGTTTTAAGGCCAGATAAAGAAATAGGGGACACATAGCCACCAGCTCATTGACCTTTGCTAACACATTCTATATATATCATCACCATTGCACTTTGGGACATCTATGGGCAATTGTGTGCAATTTACAAGATTctctatacatatttttattttgcagttttcctggagttttatttgtaaaaaaaatggtgatatcacaatatatttttacttgtgtttttcttttactccAGAAGCAACAATGGTTGGGATTGCCCCAAAGAAGGCAGCCCGAGGGGTAGATTTCTGTGCAGATGACAAATATTTCTACATTGTCCGTTCCaacttttaatgtacagcgctgcgtaatatgttggcactatataaatcctgtttaataataataataataataataacttgacCTGTTATATGAGAGCAAAAGACATGTACAAAGGTGAAGGCCTTGAAGTGTTCAGCCTCCACCCATCCTGCCGACATGGAAATAGTTACCTAGCCTTGAAAACCAACCAATTTTATATCATTAAGGGGCAATCTTACCGTCGTGTGTCCAATATGACTACGGATGAAGGTGCTGTGGTCAGTACTTTGCatccacaatgccaaggaggtgACCATTACTTTGCAGATAATagccatttttacattattttccaaAGCCGTGGAGTTTATCGAAGAACCTCCAACATGAACACTTATGAGGACGGTGCTGAATATACTCTACATCCAGGCTGCAGAAATGGCCTCTATTACTTTGCCTGAAATGGCAGTAAACACTGCTGCCATTACTACTTCGTGAAGCCATATGATGAATGGGGAGCTCCGTTTTATCGTTGTACAGATTTAAGTAACAACACTGGTGGTGAGACAACCTCATTTCACCCTAGTGTTATCAACTTTCTCCCTGGTGGATTGGCTATTAATAATGGTGACTCGTTTGGTGCCTGGCAGTGCATTAGGAgtatctgtaataaatcagaGACTCCGATTACTTGGTCAAATAAGATCACCAAGAAAGTTGGATATGAGAAAGAAAGAATGTCCAGCATTCAGCATGACTGGAAGGTGTCTAATTCCACATCACTGGATAGTGGAGATTTGACGTCCTTGCTTGCTAATGCACAGTTTACTCTGTCTTCTGAATATGGAGGCTCGTCCGTCAACACTGAGAGGGAAAGTTGGACCGAGGTTACAGAGACTGAGGAGTCTCTTTCATTGACCTTAGAGCCTAAGCAGACTCTTTTTATCTGGCAGTATGTGCTTGGCTTTGGTgaagaaaatattctgtattgtcATGATCTGTTGTTTGATGATGATCCACAACCACCTACTAAAATCCCGCTGCCTTCAACTTTGCAGTGatataacattattttgtgtattttaataaatggcttTGCAATTTCACAATGTAGTGAAGAcatattattgtaaatgtttctTCCAGTTGTCTATATGTTGGTGGTCTTTAATACCTTTTGTCTTGGATAAGACAATGGGATGTATAGTGTGACACTGGGAAAACTAGAGATTTGCTAATTTCACACAATTTTCATTAGTCTAGAGGGAAAATGGAGTCTCCCAAATTTGGTAACACCTAATGGGAGATGTTTTTAGTAGGCTGTGCAATAGATCATGAAGTTGGTCTGAACATTACTTATTTGGCCCTGCTCACCCAATTGGGTTTTCCATAAGCGCCACCCCCCCCATAATGCTAGAGCACTAAAGAGCAACAAAGGGAATTGCAGATGACTGTAAACCATATTTAATGCATGCATGTGTCTTAATTGATATGTCTATCAGATGGCATGTGCCCACATCCAGAcccaaaaaaagcaattttcaaaCCCCCATTTCACTGTGATCATTTATACTGTTGGGCAAAACTGTTTTTATCTGGGGACATGAAATTTTTGTGGGTAAAAGGGGAAGTTGTAGTATTCAATTGAAAGGCCAATAAGTCATTGACTGTTATTTCTCAGTTCATCACAACATTTGCTACTAGGCTTAAGtaattttttagggaaaaaaaattgttgggagTACTGCCTAATTTGATGTTCGTAAGATTCTACTAAGTTGTTTGGGCTTTGCTTGAGACCTGTTAAGGGTAAGGAACCCAGTGTTTATTGTATTACCAAATGCACTTCTTTCCCCAAAAGTCCTTTTCACTGGAGAAACAACCCAATATACAGCGTGACGTCACCTGGCGTACagcatgcacattttttcatttgtatgttgTAGCTGCATTTTTAATCAGTAAAGATTGATTGTTAGTACCTGATACCTATTCATGTAGCTCATTTTATAAAGTAATGGTAAGATAAAGTAAAATTCAGTTCAAAGCATCTTTATTGTATATCAGAGGCAGTCAATGTGTTTGATGTCTAGTTTCTATGACTTTTTACAATAAACTCTTCAGTTTAGAAGAGTAGAGTTCAAACCCACCATTTTGCGCAAGTCAATGATCTGTTGTGACTTTTCTATAGtattatatggaaaaaaaacatgaagctgTTGGAGTAGATACAGTTGCAGGCTGAAAAGAAATAAACCCTGACCCCATTAAATTAAGAATAAACTGTATAGGAAGAGCACCCCTTAGTAAGTTATGACAATGGAAATGCATACATGTAGTTAATCTCTAAATACATCAGTAACACCCACTTCCTTAAAATGCAAGCAAATAGGTTGTGGTCCTGCAATGAGTTTAGACATGTCCTGTTAAAGGGTGACAGCTTTTACCCAGTTATGCTCTGGTATCGTCACATGCACCCATTGAGGAGACTACAATCAGCTGTCCTGATTCACATTGCACGGGCTTTCACCATGTTACTATCAGGAAGGCACTCTAAAGCAATAACGTGCAGTTGAAGGTTGTACAGGTACAGAACTATTTGCTGAAAGAGTCTAGAGTGAATAAAAGCtctaaaatgagaaagaaaaatatgtattagtTTAGCAAAAataatgtcatccagttagggcTTGGATATACCATGCAGCTCTATTAGTAGCAGTACTAAATGGAATCCACGTCATCAAACTATAGAAACTAATTGACTGCTGGTGGAAGGGGGTTATCGGTGGGTGGAGTAGCGGTGTCAAGAATTCTCATGTCCCGGCAGTGAAGCACAGGATCCTTCCCAAACCCCATCTGGTAGACAtagatgaatattttttgtttgggcTTTAGAGTGAGAGTTACTGTTTCTTCAACTTCAGTGGCCTCGTTCCAATTCTCCTTTTCTGTGTTTGTACTACATCCACCATATTCAGCTGTTACGGATATTTGGGCCTTAGCAACCAAAGCACTCAAGCCCCCTGTCTCAGCCGAGACGGTTGTTGACACTTTCCAGTTGTGCTCTATACTGTGCATCGCCTCCTTCTCGTACCCAACCTTCTTAGTGACCCGGTTCTTCCATTCAATGGGGGTCTGGGAGTCATTGCCAATGGTTTTGATGCACACCCACTCCCCAAAAGATGGACCCTTGGCAATAGCCAAACCTCCAGGTAAAAAGCTGTAGATGCTGGGATGGAATGAGAAGTTTTCAGCATTCTCATTGGTGTTGAAGTTGGTACATCGTGTATACTGAATCCCCCACTTGTCATCAGGCTTAATCAAATAGTAGTAATTTTTAACCCCAAAATAATAAAGgccatttttgttttctgggtGCAGTGTGAATTCCTCGCTCTCTTCATCCTTGTTCATGTTTTTTGTTCGACGATAGACCCCACGGTTCTGGAAAATGATATAGAAGTAGCCAAAAGCTGATAAGTAATGGTCACCGCCCTGGCAGTTGGGGTGTAGGGTATAAACAACAGCACCTTCATCTGTGTTCATATTTGTAACTCGACGGTAATAGTTTGACTGGATGATGTAGAAGAGGTCATCTTCATGGGCCAAATAATGATCACCATTTCTGCAGGATGGGTGCAAGCTGAAGATCTCCAAATCTTCTCCTCGGTTGAAATTTGTTGACCTCATATAACAAGTGAGGTCTGGTCtgactatataataatatttgtcaaCACCACAAAAATCTGCCTTGGATTTGCTCTTAGGGACAATCTTCACCATGGTTGATATCCTGGAAATAAATCAACACGATAATATATGATTAAATTCTTTGCAAGTAAAAGCTTCAACCACTGATCAGTTAAGCTGAAGgggctgtaaaagaaaaaaacaatgttaagaTAGTTTATCAGGTAATAGTAAAGAAAGTTACAGCCCATTAATGGACAAATATTCACTCCCCTGCTTACTAGTGTTCTCTAAcataggggtgtcaaactcaaatacacagagggccaaaattaaaaacttagacagtcGCAGGCCagacttgaaatttattgaaaaaattgaggaagtttttccttctcattagatataaacccttttcatatggataaaaagaggttttgctttacattcaagctggaacaagcttataataaaattttatttaggaaaaaatcgtatgcctctttctctatttgtagccttctgagttaattgtcaatggtaacctttttgcacaagctaacaataataataacaattttcttcaatgaaaatccaaccattcaagtcaatgccttggagtagcaaagtacagctgaggggaagGGCTGGAAATGCCAGGTGCGGCTAATGTGGAGCTAAACTTTATGAGTTGCCcgccctcttcattgaaatagcgccgctactacaattcctggcattatcaTAGGCAGAGGGCCCGCTGATCCATAGACGGAAGTGaggctgggaattgtagtagcggtgctctttcaatgcagtggtgggccagctgcagttcatatttaggattcctttgggggacaaaaaaaggaccttggggtccagagtttgacacccctgctctaacaCATCCTAAATCTTTATGCCTTGTAAAGCAAAAAATACCAGGTACAGGGGAATACTAATTTAGTAATTTAGTACTGTAGATGTGCTGGTCAGTTCCTGGTGTTCCCCATGATGTCTTATGGGTTCTCATGACAATGCTCTTGGTTGACAATAGGAAGCGTCACGCTGGAAAATAACCCAGTCTCTTGTAGAAAAAGATTGCAGACTTGGAACAAGAGTGCCACATGGCTTTGGGAAAGTGAAATGGGCTTTTTTTAATCCAAGCTTGTAGAAGGAGAGAGGGGTATGAAGGGGTAGTATTTAACTAGAGATAAGCTTTAAAACCTAAAGCTGGgtgctttctaaagaaaagaaCACTCAGACATGCCTCAAACCTAAAGCTCTAGTTATgtaatttggggggaagccaattaacccagcTGCATTTTAGGTTAAGTGGTGTGACTGGAGGAAACCCAGAAGAGAACATGCAAACACAATGGGATAGTGTCCTGAGCAAGATTTAGTCCTGGGACCCTAATGCgggtggatttttttaaagacaggaaaagctgcaaaaaaaaaaaggagatggaCGGCACTGAGATACAAGAAGGTATAGGTATGCTATGATGCACCATGCTTGAGCAAACTATATCAGTCATTTAGTGTTAAGATCAACTCTACAGTTTTACAATGCTTTACCACTATCTTCTAGGTCAGGGCTGTCCAAATCCTGTTCTCTAGGGCCAGGATCGACACACATTTTTAGGATTTCTctaacagataaaagaaaaaaggtgtagTGAACTGTTTGTGGCCCTTGAGAACTGAAGTTGGAAAGCCCTGGTGTAGGtggtgtttctggacctttttaacatggtgggaacccttgaaataactttttggttcttcagggaaccccttctataatgtcacccttacagatagcctgaATTTTAGATTTCTAAACAGGAGAATCAGCCTTCCTTGTAAACCTCTAGTACAATCTATGGATTACCATAATCCCTTTTCCAAAAAGATATTTTATCAGAAGGAAACTATTGCATGATTGCATGATTTTTAACACAAATCAAACATTTCGGACTTGACAgcgttttaatttatttaaatgacacaacttcatatttgatatttaaccaaaacaaaaatcaggaaatatattgtatgtttgttgCATGTAAATTTCAGCACCTGTGCAATAATGATGATTTGAGATCTACACAACATAACTCACCAGTGCAGTGTTCAATAAATAGCCTGAGAGCAGCAGCATGAACAGACATAAAGAACTTCTGCAGGCAAACACAAGTATAAAGTAATCCTAAAGGAAATTCAGAGGCTCCCATCGCTGACCTCCTCTTGAAAATTACCTGGTCACTAAGCTGCTCCATTGcttccaattacatttttttaatcactatAAGTCTTTAATAATATGTCCAGCATCATTTAACTCACTTTACCAAAGCCATATGCTTGCTATTGTTCCTTCCAATGGACAATGGTGGCTGCAGACTGCAATGGCAcatatttatactataaaaaagcatacacacctgtacaacaaaacaaaattcaaaaatcATGTCTAAAAAGTCCAACTGGCATCCCAAAATCTACAGCTATCTAGGAACCTTCTTCTATATGATCTATAACTACCCTCTACTGGGTTAAGAAAGTAGGAGTTGGTGTACTTACGATGAGATTCTGTGCAGGTTTGCAGAAGATCCGTCTTGTTCAGTGTTTGTAAACCCAGCCAGGTGAGCTCATTTTATATGTTTAAGTTATAAAACATTGCTAGCTGGGGGGCAATTGGCTTCTTCTCACCTCAATATATCTGTGAAAAATTTCATAACCCCACCTGTAGTCACACATCTTCCCACCAAgctgttttgtaatatttaatttcaGCAATTAATGTTGTTGAATATTTGTGAAGGGCTGGTGCCAGAAACCACAATTAACAGCTGGTGTCAAATGTTGCAAGAGACAATCTAGGCAAGCATCTAGATTAATTTATAATGTTGGGTAGATGATGGATTTGTGAACATGGATTAGTGCTGTCCAAGCTGCTGTTAAATTTTAGAACCTGTCACATACCTGTATTGCCAGTTTGGTTCTTCAGGGACAGCATTGCATGAGGGACAGGTACTTTTAAGCAATAATTGCACAAGGAGGTTTAACATTCTTGGTGCCATTTGAGCTGGCAATGCCCCTATGAACCTGATAGGGAAAACTATGAACAGACTGCGCCCCAAAACATCAAATATACCCAACACGGCAAAGTCCATTTTTCTCAGCACACAACAAAAAAGTCATGCGCTTATTATTCATGCGTACTGAACCATCAgactaaatattctttttaaaggcAGCATCATAAAAGGGTTCAAGTTTTATAATCTCATTTTGATGCCTAGGTATCTAAAACCTAAACTCTCAACTGTCCTTGAAGAATGGCTTTGGAACCAAATTCCACAGTCCCACTTTCCTTCTTGGACCTCTTTCACAC
The Pyxicephalus adspersus chromosome 7, UCB_Pads_2.0, whole genome shotgun sequence genome window above contains:
- the LOC140334535 gene encoding uncharacterized protein → MVKIVPKSKSKADFCGVDKYYYIVRPDLTCYMRSTNFNRGEDLEIFSLHPSCRNGDHYLAHEDDLFYIIQSNYYRRVTNMNTDEGAVVYTLHPNCQGGDHYLSAFGYFYIIFQNRGVYRRTKNMNKDEESEEFTLHPENKNGLYYFGVKNYYYLIKPDDKWGIQYTRCTNFNTNENAENFSFHPSIYSFLPGGLAIAKGPSFGEWVCIKTIGNDSQTPIEWKNRVTKKVGYEKEAMHSIEHNWKVSTTVSAETGGLSALVAKAQISVTAEYGGCSTNTEKENWNEATEVEETVTLTLKPKQKIFIYVYQMGFGKDPVLHCRDMRILDTATPPTDNPLPPAVN